The nucleotide window CTGGCCAATCAGGGTCGCATTAATGTTCACGCCAACACCTCGCAGTTACGTTGTCCATCACACCAAACTACTCGAGAGATCCGAGTAATTAGCCAGCGATCTGACCAACGAACGGGTTCGCAAAGGTGAAGAACAGAGCGATACCAACACCGATCATGGTTACGGCGTCGAGCAGACCGGCAACGATGAACATTTTGACTTGCAGCATTGGAACCATTTCTGGCTGACGCGCAGCGCCTTCCAGGAACTTGCCGCCCAACAGGCCGAAACCAATTGCGGTACCCAGTGCGCCCAGGCCGATCAACAGTGCAACAGCGATAGCGGTTAGA belongs to Pseudomonas sp. B21-028 and includes:
- the atpE gene encoding F0F1 ATP synthase subunit C; the encoded protein is METVVGLTAIAVALLIGLGALGTAIGFGLLGGKFLEGAARQPEMVPMLQVKMFIVAGLLDAVTMIGVGIALFFTFANPFVGQIAG